The proteins below come from a single Streptomyces sp. SCSIO 75703 genomic window:
- a CDS encoding TetR family transcriptional regulator C-terminal domain-containing protein, whose product MTSRGPGKRVRKAPAERRNEIVTTAARVGLTEGLECVTLRRVADELGVQAGLVGHYFPAADKLVAEAFTNATMTELDALLPEADEDVPPGTLRSFFRLISSAEFDNVSRLWLNARHLSRYRPVLREHVVEQELLWCRRIERVVAAGVAAGDFRCADPWVAAVRMLVAIDGTTAYINTSADHRAAATGDMVRTFAEAELGLEPGALETPAVD is encoded by the coding sequence ATGACGTCAAGGGGTCCTGGCAAACGAGTGCGCAAGGCGCCGGCCGAGCGCCGCAACGAGATCGTCACCACGGCCGCGCGGGTGGGCCTCACGGAGGGGCTGGAGTGCGTGACCCTGCGCCGGGTCGCCGACGAGCTGGGAGTGCAGGCGGGGCTGGTCGGCCACTACTTCCCGGCGGCGGACAAGCTCGTGGCCGAGGCGTTCACCAACGCCACGATGACGGAACTGGACGCGCTGCTGCCGGAGGCGGACGAGGACGTCCCGCCGGGCACGCTGCGGAGCTTCTTCCGGCTCATCTCCAGTGCCGAGTTCGACAACGTCAGCCGGCTCTGGCTGAACGCGCGGCACCTGTCCCGCTACCGTCCGGTGCTGCGCGAGCACGTGGTGGAGCAGGAACTGCTGTGGTGCCGCCGCATCGAGCGGGTGGTCGCCGCCGGGGTCGCGGCGGGGGACTTCCGCTGCGCCGACCCGTGGGTGGCGGCGGTCCGGATGCTGGTGGCGATCGACGGGACCACCGCGTACATCAACACCAGCGCCGACCATCGCGCGGCGGCGACGGGTGACATGGTCCGCACCTTCGCGGAGGCCGAACTCGGCCTGGAGCCGGGGGCGTTGGAGACGCCTGCGGTGGACTGA
- a CDS encoding lanthionine synthetase C family protein, producing MTVRPALDVAAAIATRLADPGTVSLGCREHRQHLAHGPSGIALLHIERAANDLGPWQYAHDWLTAASRRPMTSGADSHPFYGTPALAHAVACAAGSLPGSYQRALDALDRQVIRDTGRRLDAAHRRIDAGLLPKLAEFDTIRGITGYGAYLLRRDPDGSTTRAVLDYCIRLTEPITHHGDTLPGWWAKTGPSGRPDGGRFPGGHANNGLAHGIGGVLALLSLAVRYGTITDGHHAALRTILAWLDRWRQETGSGAAWPYWICRDELRSSRPTPYVPSRPSWCYGTAGLARARQLAALALGDTRLRTEAENALSTALTDTGQLRTMTDHGLCHGVAGLAHVAARTADDAHPEAAARLRAAIPALVATLYPPGTDPALTAKRLLGDAGAGPGLLDGAAGTALALLAHGMGTPPRSGWDTCLLIV from the coding sequence GTGACCGTCCGCCCCGCGCTCGACGTCGCCGCCGCCATCGCCACTCGGTTGGCCGACCCCGGCACCGTGTCGCTCGGTTGTCGAGAACACCGTCAGCACCTCGCCCACGGTCCGTCTGGTATCGCCCTCCTGCACATCGAACGGGCAGCGAACGACCTCGGCCCGTGGCAGTACGCCCATGACTGGCTCACCGCCGCGTCCCGCCGGCCGATGACCAGCGGCGCGGACAGCCACCCCTTCTACGGGACACCCGCCCTCGCCCACGCGGTGGCTTGTGCCGCCGGCTCCCTCCCCGGCTCGTACCAGCGTGCCCTCGACGCACTCGACCGACAGGTCATCCGCGACACCGGCCGCCGTCTTGATGCCGCACACCGCCGCATCGACGCCGGACTCCTCCCGAAGCTCGCCGAGTTCGACACCATCCGGGGCATCACCGGATACGGTGCCTATCTCCTGCGCCGCGACCCCGACGGTTCGACGACACGCGCCGTCCTCGACTACTGCATACGCCTCACCGAACCAATCACCCACCACGGCGATACCCTGCCGGGCTGGTGGGCGAAGACCGGACCATCGGGCCGCCCAGACGGCGGCCGGTTCCCCGGCGGGCACGCCAACAACGGGCTTGCGCACGGCATCGGTGGCGTGCTCGCACTACTGTCCCTAGCCGTCCGGTACGGCACCATCACCGACGGGCACCACGCCGCGCTGCGCACCATCCTCGCTTGGCTGGACCGCTGGCGGCAGGAGACAGGCAGCGGAGCCGCCTGGCCCTACTGGATCTGCCGGGACGAGCTACGAAGCAGCCGCCCCACCCCGTACGTGCCCTCGCGCCCGTCCTGGTGTTACGGCACCGCCGGACTCGCACGCGCCCGGCAACTGGCCGCACTCGCCCTCGGCGACACCCGCCTTCGCACTGAAGCGGAGAACGCGTTGTCGACCGCCCTCACCGACACCGGTCAGCTACGGACCATGACGGACCACGGCCTGTGTCACGGCGTCGCGGGTCTTGCCCACGTCGCCGCCCGTACCGCCGACGACGCCCACCCGGAGGCGGCGGCCCGGCTCCGCGCTGCGATCCCGGCACTCGTGGCCACGCTGTATCCGCCGGGCACCGACCCGGCGCTCACTGCCAAGAGGCTTTTGGGCGACGCAGGGGCGGGCCCCGGCCTTCTCGACGGCGCGGCCGGCACCGCTCTGGCGCTCCTCGCCCACGGCATGGGCACGCCCCCTCGTTCGGGCTGGGACACCTGCCTGCTCATCGTCTGA
- a CDS encoding amino acid synthesis family protein, with the protein MRIRVRKIIKQLDETRLENGRAVEPVHRVAFVGAVIENPYPREYVQDLVTLADELGEEIGELVGPACVDLLGGEVEAFGKAALVGIEGEVEHGSALIHNLRFGNVFRGAADGTELLPAAEKVGLPGSPIDIPLKHKKDAKTRSHHQTVTLQIADVPRPREILVVCAAANAGRPLARLASFGAETRTP; encoded by the coding sequence GTGCGCATTCGGGTCCGCAAGATCATCAAGCAGCTCGATGAGACGAGGCTGGAGAACGGCCGGGCGGTGGAGCCGGTGCACCGGGTCGCCTTCGTCGGGGCCGTCATCGAGAACCCGTACCCCCGCGAGTACGTCCAGGACCTCGTCACCCTCGCCGACGAACTGGGCGAGGAGATCGGCGAACTGGTCGGCCCCGCCTGCGTGGACCTGCTCGGCGGCGAGGTCGAGGCGTTCGGCAAGGCCGCGCTGGTCGGGATCGAGGGCGAGGTCGAGCACGGCTCCGCCCTCATCCACAACCTGCGCTTCGGCAACGTCTTCCGCGGCGCCGCCGACGGCACCGAACTGCTGCCCGCCGCCGAGAAGGTCGGCCTGCCCGGCAGCCCGATCGACATCCCGCTCAAGCACAAGAAGGACGCGAAGACCCGGTCCCACCACCAGACGGTCACGCTCCAGATCGCCGACGTCCCCCGGCCCCGCGAGATCCTCGTCGTCTGCGCCGCCGCGAACGCCGGCCGCCCGCTGGCCCGGCTCGCCTCCTTCGGCGCCGAGACCCGCACCCCGTAA
- a CDS encoding helix-turn-helix domain-containing protein gives MSTRARRAPAKKALPHPDLREVPVSLVLRALGEPLRLGIVRSLARAEHPMNCSSFGLSVSKSTSTYHFKVLRESGVISQYEEGTSRYSELRDTELEQRFPGLLTAILTATEPPPR, from the coding sequence GTGTCCACCCGTGCCAGACGTGCCCCCGCCAAGAAGGCCCTGCCCCACCCCGACCTGCGCGAGGTCCCGGTGAGCCTGGTCCTGCGGGCCCTCGGCGAACCGCTGCGGCTGGGCATCGTGCGCTCCCTCGCTCGGGCCGAACACCCCATGAACTGCAGCTCGTTCGGGCTTTCTGTCTCCAAGTCGACCTCGACGTACCACTTCAAGGTGTTGCGGGAGAGCGGCGTCATCTCGCAGTACGAGGAAGGCACCTCGCGCTACAGCGAGTTGCGGGACACGGAACTGGAGCAGCGCTTCCCGGGCCTGCTGACCGCGATCCTCACCGCCACGGAACCCCCGCCACGGTGA
- a CDS encoding APC family permease, translating to MNDIRTDAGDLAEYGYQQELRRTLSAWAVFAIGFATISPVVGIYAVVQLGFVFAGPAWIWAVVVAFLGQLLVATVYAELSSQFPMTGGVYQWVRRLGGPRLGWLTGWLYLASAVASLTTVAYLGASWLYMLVADGTPSPLTHVLLGVVFVAVALGINLLGVNPVKHFLNAGIIAEGVASIAVSLILLLFARHNGFGILFDTLGAEGASQGSVLAGFLTCLAVAGWAFLGFDATTQVAEETEQPRRSVPRALLRAYLFVAFTVLLTGLAVTMALAKPRDAVAGALADPVFTAVTDGLGDWSEKPFILVVLIAFFACAISIQTYIGRAVFAFARDRQLPFSTTLATIGPRQIPYVSLIATAVLATLGLLLGLNGNAAATLIAFGSGGFYFIFLTVAVVALAARLSGRWNPAAGRLRLGRAGLVVNVAAVVWLLFEAVNIAWPRAALAPVGGSWVQTWAVILVFSVLLVLGAAYVAFAKPHTRLPRTAGPHPSAEEVEAP from the coding sequence ATGAACGACATCCGCACCGACGCCGGTGACCTCGCCGAATACGGCTACCAGCAGGAGCTCAGACGCACCCTGTCCGCCTGGGCCGTCTTCGCCATCGGCTTCGCCACCATCTCCCCCGTCGTCGGCATCTACGCCGTCGTCCAGCTCGGCTTCGTCTTCGCTGGCCCCGCCTGGATCTGGGCGGTCGTGGTCGCCTTCCTCGGCCAGCTCCTCGTGGCCACCGTCTACGCCGAGCTGTCCTCCCAGTTCCCGATGACCGGCGGCGTCTACCAGTGGGTACGCCGGCTGGGCGGCCCCCGGCTGGGCTGGCTGACGGGCTGGCTCTACCTCGCCTCGGCCGTCGCCTCCCTGACGACCGTCGCCTACCTCGGCGCGAGCTGGCTGTACATGCTCGTCGCCGACGGCACCCCGTCCCCGCTCACCCACGTCCTGCTCGGCGTCGTCTTCGTCGCCGTCGCGCTCGGCATCAACCTGCTCGGCGTCAACCCGGTCAAGCACTTCCTCAACGCCGGCATCATCGCCGAGGGCGTGGCCTCCATCGCGGTCAGCCTGATCCTGCTGCTGTTCGCCCGGCACAACGGCTTCGGCATCCTCTTCGACACCCTCGGGGCCGAGGGCGCCTCCCAGGGGTCGGTACTGGCCGGCTTCCTGACCTGCCTCGCCGTCGCCGGCTGGGCCTTCCTCGGCTTCGACGCCACCACCCAGGTCGCCGAGGAGACCGAACAGCCCCGGCGCAGCGTCCCGCGCGCCCTGCTGCGCGCCTACCTGTTCGTCGCCTTCACCGTGCTGCTCACCGGCCTGGCCGTGACGATGGCGCTGGCCAAGCCCCGGGACGCCGTGGCCGGCGCCCTCGCCGACCCGGTCTTCACCGCGGTCACCGACGGACTCGGCGACTGGAGCGAGAAGCCGTTCATCCTCGTCGTGCTGATCGCGTTCTTCGCCTGCGCCATCTCGATCCAGACGTACATCGGGCGGGCCGTCTTCGCCTTCGCCCGCGACCGTCAGCTCCCCTTCTCCACCACCCTGGCCACCATCGGCCCGCGGCAGATCCCCTACGTCTCGCTCATCGCCACGGCCGTCCTCGCCACGCTCGGACTGCTGCTCGGCCTGAACGGCAACGCCGCCGCCACCCTGATCGCCTTCGGCTCCGGCGGCTTCTACTTCATCTTCCTCACCGTCGCCGTGGTCGCGCTCGCCGCCCGGCTCAGCGGCCGGTGGAACCCCGCCGCCGGACGGCTGCGGCTCGGCCGCGCCGGCCTGGTCGTCAACGTGGCCGCCGTGGTGTGGCTGCTGTTCGAGGCGGTCAACATCGCCTGGCCGCGCGCCGCGCTCGCCCCGGTCGGCGGGAGCTGGGTGCAGACCTGGGCCGTGATCCTGGTCTTCTCCGTGCTCCTCGTCCTCGGCGCCGCCTACGTCGCCTTCGCCAAACCCCACACCCGGCTCCCGCGGACCGCGGGACCGCACCCAAGCGCAGAAGAGGTGGAGGCACCCTGA
- a CDS encoding NADH:flavin oxidoreductase, whose protein sequence is MSDPTPQHDATDDPLFSPFDLGGVRLGNRTALAPMTRVSATEDGLVTERNARYYEGFARGGFALVVTEGVYTDTEHSQGYLYQPGLATDAQGEAWRPVVEAVHAAGGAIFAQLMHAGAQAQGNRFREESVGPSAVAPRGEQLAFYRGGGPYRTPRALDAGEIARVRRGFADAARRAADAGFDGVEVHGANGYLLDQFLTDYLNRREDAYGGGVENRVRLAAEVLDEVLQAVGSEIAVGIRVSQSKVSDFHHRWAGGTEDAEAVFTTLARTGAHFLHTTEYRALDPAFPAGTETLARLARKFGGLPVIANGGLEDPRDARTALESGDADVVALGKGALAQRDWPHRVREGREIASEPHPDILAPLADIKDRELAG, encoded by the coding sequence TTGAGCGACCCCACCCCGCAGCACGACGCGACCGACGACCCGCTGTTCTCGCCCTTCGACCTCGGCGGCGTCCGGCTGGGCAACCGCACGGCGCTGGCCCCCATGACGAGGGTCAGTGCCACCGAGGACGGACTGGTCACCGAGCGCAACGCGCGCTACTACGAAGGATTCGCCCGCGGCGGGTTCGCCCTGGTCGTCACCGAGGGCGTCTACACCGACACGGAGCACAGCCAGGGCTACCTGTACCAGCCGGGGCTCGCGACGGACGCCCAGGGCGAGGCGTGGCGGCCGGTGGTCGAGGCCGTGCACGCGGCGGGCGGAGCGATATTCGCGCAGCTCATGCACGCGGGGGCGCAGGCCCAGGGCAACCGCTTCCGCGAGGAGAGCGTCGGCCCCTCCGCCGTCGCGCCGCGCGGCGAGCAGCTTGCCTTCTACCGGGGCGGCGGCCCCTACCGCACGCCCAGGGCGCTGGACGCCGGGGAGATCGCGCGGGTGCGCCGGGGCTTCGCGGACGCGGCCCGCCGGGCGGCCGACGCGGGCTTCGACGGTGTGGAGGTGCACGGGGCCAACGGCTACCTGCTCGACCAGTTCCTCACCGACTACCTCAACCGGCGCGAGGACGCGTACGGCGGCGGCGTCGAGAACCGCGTGCGCCTGGCGGCCGAGGTCCTGGACGAGGTGCTCCAGGCCGTGGGCTCCGAGATCGCGGTCGGTATCCGCGTCTCCCAGTCCAAGGTCAGCGACTTCCACCACCGCTGGGCGGGCGGCACCGAGGACGCCGAGGCCGTCTTCACCACCCTGGCCCGCACCGGCGCGCACTTCCTGCACACCACCGAGTACCGGGCGCTCGACCCCGCCTTCCCCGCCGGTACCGAGACGCTGGCCCGGCTCGCCAGGAAGTTCGGCGGGCTGCCGGTGATCGCCAACGGCGGGCTGGAGGACCCGCGGGACGCCCGGACCGCGCTGGAGTCCGGCGACGCCGACGTCGTCGCGCTCGGCAAGGGCGCGCTCGCCCAGCGGGACTGGCCCCACCGGGTGCGGGAGGGCCGGGAGATCGCGAGCGAGCCGCACCCCGACATCCTCGCCCCGCTCGCCGACATCAAGGACCGGGAACTGGCCGGGTGA
- a CDS encoding NAD-dependent succinate-semialdehyde dehydrogenase: MYAVTDPATGETAETYPTATDAEVTAAVAAAHAATAWGRTSTVAERAALLRRLGDLHAEHRGELAAGIVREMGKPLAEAEGEVDFCTDIYHYYADHAEEFLADEPLDVTSGPGGAVIRRGPVGTLLGIMPWNFPAYQVARFAAPNLALGNTIVLKHAPQCPATAALLERLFAEAGFPEGAYVNVYATNEQVAQVIADPRVRGVSLTGSERAGAAVAEIAGRHLKKVVLELGGSDPFLVLATDDLDAVVDSAVAARLDNTGQACNAAKRFVVVQELYDAFVERFTARLLASATDAPLSSVAAAERLAHQVDEAVSQGATLHSTGERRGAYFPAGVLTGLAPDHPAAREELFGPVALVFPAADEDEAVRIANDTPYGLGSYVFTTDPEQAARVADRIEAGMVFVNGVGAEGAELPFGGIKRSGFGRELGRPGIEEFVNKKLIRTVA; encoded by the coding sequence ATGTACGCCGTCACCGACCCCGCCACCGGCGAAACAGCCGAGACCTACCCGACCGCCACCGACGCCGAGGTCACCGCCGCCGTCGCCGCCGCCCACGCGGCCACCGCGTGGGGCCGCACCAGCACCGTCGCCGAACGCGCAGCCCTGCTGCGCCGCCTCGGCGACCTGCACGCCGAGCACCGCGGCGAACTGGCCGCCGGCATCGTCCGCGAGATGGGCAAGCCCCTGGCGGAGGCGGAGGGCGAGGTCGACTTCTGCACCGACATCTACCACTACTACGCCGACCACGCCGAGGAGTTCCTCGCCGACGAGCCGCTCGACGTGACCTCCGGTCCCGGCGGCGCGGTCATCCGGCGCGGCCCCGTCGGCACGCTGCTCGGGATCATGCCGTGGAACTTCCCGGCCTACCAGGTCGCCCGCTTCGCCGCCCCGAACCTGGCGCTGGGCAACACGATCGTCCTCAAGCACGCCCCGCAGTGCCCGGCCACCGCCGCCCTGCTGGAGCGGCTGTTCGCCGAGGCGGGCTTCCCCGAGGGCGCCTACGTCAACGTGTACGCCACCAACGAGCAGGTCGCGCAGGTCATCGCCGACCCGCGGGTGCGGGGCGTCTCGCTCACCGGCTCGGAGCGGGCCGGTGCCGCCGTCGCCGAGATCGCCGGCCGGCACCTGAAGAAGGTCGTCCTCGAACTGGGCGGCTCCGACCCCTTCCTCGTCCTCGCCACGGACGACCTGGACGCGGTCGTCGACTCCGCGGTCGCCGCCCGCCTCGACAACACCGGGCAGGCGTGCAACGCGGCGAAGCGGTTCGTGGTCGTCCAGGAGCTGTACGACGCGTTCGTCGAGCGGTTCACGGCCCGGCTGCTGGCGAGCGCCACCGACGCCCCGCTGTCCTCGGTGGCCGCCGCCGAGCGGCTCGCCCACCAGGTGGACGAGGCCGTGTCCCAGGGCGCCACCCTGCACAGCACGGGCGAGCGGCGCGGGGCGTACTTCCCGGCCGGGGTCCTCACGGGCCTGGCGCCGGACCACCCCGCCGCCCGCGAGGAGCTGTTCGGCCCCGTCGCCCTGGTCTTCCCGGCCGCCGACGAGGACGAGGCCGTCCGCATCGCCAACGACACCCCGTACGGCCTCGGTTCCTACGTCTTCACCACCGACCCCGAGCAGGCCGCGCGGGTCGCCGACCGCATCGAGGCCGGCATGGTCTTCGTCAACGGCGTCGGCGCGGAGGGCGCGGAACTGCCCTTCGGCGGGATCAAGCGGTCCGGCTTCGGCCGCGAGCTGGGCCGGCCCGGCATCGAGGAGTTCGTCAACAAGAAGCTGATCCGCACGGTGGCCTGA
- a CDS encoding DUF397 domain-containing protein, translating to MTRKPSEAATRETGWIKSSHSTADGPSCVEMATTPDRVLVRDSKNPDGPRLTLTPTTWTAFLPYASRA from the coding sequence ATGACCCGCAAGCCCTCCGAGGCAGCCACCCGCGAGACGGGGTGGATAAAGAGCAGCCACAGCACGGCGGACGGCCCCTCCTGCGTCGAGATGGCCACCACCCCCGACCGCGTCCTCGTCCGCGACTCCAAAAACCCCGACGGCCCCCGCCTCACCCTCACCCCCACCACCTGGACAGCCTTCCTGCCGTACGCGTCCAGGGCCTGA
- a CDS encoding Zn-dependent alcohol dehydrogenase — translation MPTQLSPAVVFDPAGGLGIREVAARAPGPGEVEIDVRAAGVCHSDLHIVAGDWPTDRPLVLGHEAAGVVTATGAGVASVRPGDHVVLSWFAPCRRCRKCVAGQAWLCTGTQAVANTLPDGTTPFTGTDGEPVWPYLGLGAFTRRLVVPESAAVKVPAELPFAIGALLGCSITTGVGAVVNTAQVRPGESAVVIGTGGVGLSVVMGLRLAGADPVVAVDLSPERLAVARRFGATHTLDGAGTDVAAWCQEHLGGVDYAFEAIGSARVVETLPAMLTSGGAAVLVGMAPTEATGSFNLFDLADQGKRILGCNYGSSIGERDIPRLARLHLAGRLPLDDLVGRTRPLAEAAAAFDDLRTHTGVRTILEP, via the coding sequence ATGCCGACGCAACTCTCCCCCGCCGTCGTCTTCGACCCCGCAGGCGGGCTCGGCATCCGCGAGGTGGCGGCACGGGCCCCCGGGCCGGGCGAGGTCGAGATCGACGTACGAGCCGCCGGCGTCTGCCACTCCGACCTGCACATCGTCGCCGGAGACTGGCCCACCGACCGCCCCCTCGTCCTCGGCCACGAGGCGGCCGGCGTGGTCACCGCCACCGGGGCCGGCGTCGCCTCCGTACGCCCCGGCGACCACGTCGTCCTCTCCTGGTTCGCGCCCTGCCGGCGCTGCCGCAAGTGCGTGGCCGGCCAGGCGTGGCTGTGCACCGGCACCCAGGCCGTCGCCAACACCCTGCCCGACGGCACCACCCCCTTCACCGGTACCGACGGCGAGCCGGTCTGGCCCTACCTGGGCCTGGGAGCCTTCACCCGCCGGCTGGTCGTCCCCGAGAGCGCGGCGGTCAAGGTGCCGGCCGAGCTGCCGTTCGCCATCGGCGCGCTGCTCGGCTGCTCCATCACCACCGGCGTCGGCGCGGTCGTGAACACGGCCCAGGTCCGCCCCGGCGAGTCCGCGGTCGTCATCGGCACCGGCGGGGTCGGGCTCAGCGTGGTCATGGGGCTGCGCCTGGCCGGCGCCGATCCCGTCGTCGCCGTCGACCTCTCCCCCGAACGCCTCGCCGTGGCACGCCGGTTCGGCGCCACCCACACCCTCGACGGCGCCGGCACGGACGTGGCGGCCTGGTGCCAGGAGCACCTGGGCGGCGTCGACTACGCCTTCGAGGCGATCGGCAGCGCCCGGGTCGTCGAGACGCTGCCCGCCATGCTGACCTCCGGCGGCGCCGCCGTGCTGGTGGGCATGGCCCCCACCGAGGCGACCGGCTCCTTCAACCTGTTCGACCTCGCCGACCAGGGCAAACGCATCCTCGGCTGCAACTACGGCTCCAGCATCGGCGAGCGGGACATCCCCCGCCTCGCCCGCCTCCACCTCGCCGGACGGCTCCCGCTGGACGACCTGGTCGGCCGGACCCGGCCCCTCGCCGAGGCCGCGGCGGCCTTCGACGACCTCCGCACGCACACCGGAGTCCGTACCATCCTGGAGCCCTGA
- a CDS encoding helix-turn-helix transcriptional regulator, whose amino-acid sequence MSGWETGPDDEETGAVMRTVVRQLKLWREAAGLTQAEFGAAIGYGEELVSSVERGRRIPRPEYLDAADEALQAGGKIAALKHDVAEVRYPKKVRDVKRLEAEAVEICSYNNSVVDGLLQTEAYARAVFSSRRPPFTEEELERQVAARLARQAILGGASARPMFSFVLCEATLRRLIGGKMVMREQRERLLQVARLRNVDLQILPLDREENSGIDGPFRLIKLKDGATVGLSEAPLTSRVVCNPKETTVLDMRYGIIRAQALAPRDSLSLIEKIWGET is encoded by the coding sequence ATGAGCGGGTGGGAGACGGGACCGGACGACGAGGAGACCGGCGCCGTGATGCGCACGGTCGTACGCCAACTGAAGCTGTGGCGCGAGGCGGCCGGCCTCACCCAGGCGGAGTTCGGCGCGGCGATCGGCTACGGCGAGGAGCTGGTCTCCTCGGTGGAAAGGGGCCGGAGAATCCCCCGCCCCGAGTACCTGGACGCGGCGGACGAGGCCCTGCAAGCGGGCGGCAAGATCGCCGCCCTCAAACACGACGTGGCAGAGGTCCGGTACCCGAAGAAGGTACGGGACGTGAAGCGTCTGGAGGCGGAGGCCGTCGAGATCTGCTCCTACAACAACTCCGTCGTCGACGGGCTGTTGCAGACCGAGGCGTACGCGCGGGCGGTCTTCAGCTCCCGCCGCCCGCCTTTCACGGAGGAGGAGTTGGAGCGACAGGTCGCCGCGAGGCTGGCCCGGCAAGCCATCCTCGGCGGTGCGAGCGCCCGCCCCATGTTCAGCTTCGTGCTGTGCGAGGCGACGTTACGCCGCCTGATCGGGGGCAAGATGGTGATGCGTGAGCAACGCGAACGCCTGTTGCAGGTGGCCCGGTTGCGCAATGTCGACCTCCAGATCCTGCCCCTCGACCGGGAGGAGAACTCAGGGATCGACGGGCCGTTCCGGCTGATCAAGCTCAAGGACGGGGCGACCGTGGGACTCAGCGAGGCACCGCTGACAAGCCGGGTGGTCTGCAACCCCAAGGAGACCACCGTCCTCGACATGCGGTACGGAATCATCCGGGCCCAGGCGCTCGCGCCAAGAGACTCGCTGTCCCTCATCGAGAAAATCTGGGGAGAAACATGA
- a CDS encoding aminotransferase class III-fold pyridoxal phosphate-dependent enzyme has product MTITETDAWTGQRVKQADTEYVIHSWSVQGTLDPIPVAGGSGSWFWDYEGNRYLDFQSQLVNLNLGHQHPKLVEAIREQAGRLCYIGPGFAERSRAELAETLADLTPGDLKMSFFTTGGAAANENAIRLARHVTGRHKVIARYRSYHGATNGAMSLTGDPRRWSSEPGGMPGVVRMLDPYTYRCPAGHPDPCPVCSGGPHLEEILQYENPETVAAVIIEPVTGTNGLIYPPEGYLRSLREVCDRYGIMLIFDEVMAGFGRTGEWFACNHWDVTPDILTTAKGLNSGYVPLGAMTVSSRIADWLRDHMFWGGLTYAGHPLACASGVASLRIMREENIVENARARGERLGAGLARLAEKHPSIGEIRGRGLFHGVELVKDRATREPLVPFNAKGPAAAPVGRLVKAALARGLYLTANFNVLRLTPPLVITDSEIDLALDVLDEVLGLADEHYVG; this is encoded by the coding sequence TTGACCATCACCGAGACCGACGCGTGGACCGGGCAGCGCGTCAAGCAAGCCGACACCGAGTACGTCATCCACTCCTGGTCCGTCCAGGGGACACTCGATCCGATCCCGGTGGCCGGCGGCTCCGGGTCCTGGTTCTGGGACTACGAGGGCAACCGCTACCTCGACTTCCAGTCCCAGCTCGTCAACCTCAACCTGGGCCACCAGCACCCCAAGCTGGTCGAGGCGATCCGCGAGCAGGCGGGCCGGCTCTGCTACATCGGCCCCGGCTTCGCCGAACGCTCCCGCGCCGAACTGGCCGAGACGCTGGCCGACCTCACCCCCGGCGACCTGAAGATGAGCTTCTTCACCACCGGAGGGGCCGCCGCCAACGAGAACGCGATCCGCCTCGCCCGGCACGTGACCGGCCGCCACAAGGTGATCGCCCGCTACCGCTCCTACCACGGCGCCACCAACGGGGCGATGTCCCTGACCGGCGACCCGCGCCGCTGGTCGTCCGAGCCCGGCGGCATGCCCGGCGTGGTGCGGATGCTCGACCCGTACACCTACCGGTGCCCGGCCGGGCACCCCGACCCGTGCCCCGTCTGCTCCGGCGGCCCGCACCTGGAGGAGATCCTCCAGTACGAGAACCCGGAGACCGTCGCGGCGGTGATCATCGAGCCGGTCACCGGCACCAACGGCCTGATCTACCCGCCCGAGGGCTACCTGCGCTCGCTGCGCGAGGTCTGCGACCGGTACGGGATCATGCTGATCTTCGACGAGGTGATGGCCGGGTTCGGCCGCACCGGCGAGTGGTTCGCCTGCAACCACTGGGACGTCACCCCCGACATCCTGACCACCGCCAAGGGCCTCAACTCGGGGTACGTCCCGCTCGGCGCGATGACCGTCTCCTCCCGCATCGCCGACTGGCTCCGGGACCACATGTTCTGGGGCGGGCTCACCTACGCCGGGCACCCTCTCGCCTGCGCCTCCGGCGTCGCCTCCCTGCGGATCATGCGGGAGGAGAACATCGTGGAGAACGCCCGCGCCCGCGGTGAGCGCCTCGGTGCCGGACTCGCCCGGCTCGCCGAGAAGCACCCGAGCATCGGCGAGATCCGCGGCCGGGGCCTCTTCCACGGCGTCGAGCTGGTGAAGGACCGCGCCACCCGCGAACCCCTGGTCCCCTTCAACGCCAAGGGTCCGGCCGCCGCCCCGGTCGGCCGGCTGGTCAAGGCCGCCCTGGCCCGCGGCCTCTACCTCACCGCCAACTTCAACGTCCTGCGGCTCACCCCGCCGCTCGTCATCACCGACTCCGAGATCGATCTCGCCCTCGATGTGCTCGACGAGGTCCTGGGCCTGGCCGACGAGCACTACGTAGGGTGA